The following proteins are encoded in a genomic region of Papaver somniferum cultivar HN1 unplaced genomic scaffold, ASM357369v1 unplaced-scaffold_10, whole genome shotgun sequence:
- the LOC113326849 gene encoding zinc finger protein 6-like, translated as MGSDGENRAYPCLLCNRKFCSSQALGGQQNAHKKQRTAKKVFDAANLILATNSNNHHYNSWLSYPTASHASNLHQFSHNTHHHDHHQQFSDGLGSHVAARSDFGIYSGGGGGNHHGFSVSNSHDVSVTSSYHQRENDHDEQSFLNWQKSLRENAGCINGESSSTSTTTSSSHLSLLIIKERLDHYYQQQMKIGDKQDEEQKLDVLTYLCIYS; from the exons ATGG GCTCAGATGGAGAAAATAGAGCTTATCCATGTTTGCTTTGTAACAGAAAGTTTTGCAGTTCACAGGCACTAGGAGGGCAACAAAATGCTCACAAAAAACAAAGAACAGCGAAAAAAGTTTTTGATGCAGCAAATCTAATCCTTGCTACTAACTctaataatcatcattataattctTGGTTAAGCTATCCAACAGCATCTCATGCATCAAATCTTCATCAGTTTTCTCATAATACCCACCATCATGATCATCATCAGCAATTCTCTGATGGGCTTGGATCACATGTTGCAGCTAGGTCTGATTTTGGTATCtatagcggtggtggtggtggtaatcatcATGGATTTAGTGTTAGCAACAGTCATGATGTTTCGGTAACTTCGTCTTATCATCAACGTGAAAATGATCACGATGAACAGAGTTTCTTGAATTGGCAAAAGAGTTTAAGAGAAAACGCAGGGTGCATTAATGGAGAATCATCATCTACTAGTACTACTACTAGTTCATCTCATCTTTCATTGCTGATTATTAAAGAACGTCTTGATCATTATTATCAACAACAAATGAAGATTGGTGATAAGCAGGATGAGGAACAGAAACTTGacgtcttgacctatctttgcaTCTATAGTTGA
- the LOC113325945 gene encoding uncharacterized protein LOC113325945, producing MEKSLGEDRVNSKGLGGRRIWDADSSLYDTFELNSFRRQLESAIISSTRSQSMPHLSDSDRRRLPRQQEAKSTTTTSTVPKKSKIFRSVNKFLRSFLRHKANSVKVNKFDAAAKCADQFDDDSNCKIAKKVSDDYSIIFNKSKFNEDFIIVKKLPSDRLTSTNAIGISLM from the exons atggaaaaatctTTGGGAGAAGATCGAGTTAACAGTAAAGGTCTAGGAGGACGTCGTATATGGGATGCAGATAGTTCACTCTACGATACATTTGAGCTCAACTCCTTCAGGCGTCAACTTGAATCAGCCATTATCTCTTCTACAAGGTCTCAATCGATGCCTCATTTATCCGACAGCGACCGTCGTCGGCTTCCACGACAACAAGAAGCAAAGTCCACTACAACAACGTCAACAGTTCcgaaaaaatctaaaattttccGATCTGTAAACAAATTTCTCAG ATCATTTTTGAGACATAAAGCTAATTCAGTTAAAGTGAATAAATTCGATGCGGCAGCTAAATGTGCTGATCAATTTGATGATGATTCCAACTGTAAAATCGCAAAGAAGGTTTCCGATGATTATTCGATTATCTTCAACAAGTCCAAGTTTAACGAAGACTTTATAATTGTGAAGAAATTACCGTCCGATCGGCTTACGTCCACAAATGCAATTGGTATTTCCTTGATGTAG
- the LOC113326079 gene encoding uncharacterized protein LOC113326079 has product MEKSLGEDRVNSKGLGGRRIWDADSSLYDTFELNSFRRQLESAIISSARSQSMPHLSDSGRRRLPRQQEAKSTTTTSTVPKKSKIFRSVNKFLRSFLRHKANSVKVNKFDAAAKCADQFDDDSNCKIAKKVSDDYSIIFNKSKFNEDFIIVKKLPSDRLTSTNAIGISLM; this is encoded by the coding sequence atggaaaaatctTTGGGAGAAGATCGAGTTAACAGTAAAGGTCTAGGAGGACGTCGTATATGGGATGCAGATAGTTCACTCTACGATACATTTGAGCTCAACTCCTTCAGGCGTCAACTTGAATCAGCCATTATCTCTTCTGCAAGGTCTCAATCGATGCCTCATTTATCCGACAGCGGCCGTCGTCGGCTTCCACGACAACAAGAAGCAAAGTCCACTACAACAACGTCAACAGTTCcgaaaaaatctaaaattttccGATCTGTAAACAAATTTCTCAGATCATTTTTGAGACATAAAGCTAATTCAGTTAAAGTGAATAAATTCGATGCGGCAGCTAAATGTGCTGATCAATTTGATGATGATTCCAACTGTAAAATCGCAAAGAAGGTTTCCGATGATTATTCGATTATCTTCAACAAGTCCAAGTTTAACGAAGACTTTATAATTGTGAAGAAATTACCGTCCGATCGGCTTACGTCCACAAATGCAATTGGTATTTCCTTGATGTAG